The following proteins are encoded in a genomic region of Methanoculleus bourgensis MS2:
- a CDS encoding DUF1538 domain-containing protein — protein sequence MALLDGMGRITIEVAGALLPLLIFFLAFQALYLKLPRVYIANLAKGILLAFLGMVLFLQGVSVAFLPAGREIGEAVAAIDQRWLLIPFGFFLGFLVTYAEPAVRVLCYQVGESSSGYIGESLILYTLSLGVAVSVSLGMARLAYAIPLLFFLIPGYLTAILLLPFSDREFIGIAFDSGGVATGPMAVTFLLSLAVGVAAGIEGRNPVTDGFGLIALIALAPILSVLVLGILYRRMQK from the coding sequence ATGGCGCTCCTCGACGGCATGGGCCGGATCACCATCGAGGTTGCCGGGGCGCTCCTCCCCCTGCTCATCTTCTTCCTGGCCTTCCAGGCGCTCTACCTGAAACTCCCCCGGGTCTACATCGCAAACCTCGCGAAGGGCATCCTGCTCGCGTTCCTCGGCATGGTCCTCTTCCTGCAGGGTGTCAGCGTCGCGTTCCTTCCGGCCGGCCGGGAGATAGGGGAGGCCGTCGCCGCGATCGACCAGCGGTGGCTGCTGATCCCATTCGGGTTCTTCCTTGGGTTCCTTGTCACCTACGCAGAGCCTGCGGTCCGGGTCCTCTGTTACCAGGTTGGGGAATCATCGAGCGGCTACATCGGGGAGTCTCTCATTCTCTACACCCTCTCCCTCGGTGTCGCGGTCTCGGTATCGCTCGGCATGGCCCGGCTCGCCTACGCAATCCCGCTGCTCTTCTTCCTCATCCCCGGCTACCTCACCGCCATACTCCTTCTCCCCTTCTCGGACCGGGAGTTTATCGGTATCGCGTTCGACTCAGGGGGTGTCGCCACCGGCCCGATGGCGGTCACCTTCCTCCTCTCTCTCGCTGTCGGGGTCGCGGCCGGGATCGAGGGCCGTAACCCCGTCACCGACGGTTTCGGGCTGATCGCGCTGATAGCGCTTGCACCCATCCTCTCGGTACTGGTGCTCGGCATCCTTTACCGAAGAATGCAGAAGTGA
- the hxlA gene encoding 3-hexulose-6-phosphate synthase, with protein MATPTLQVALDLLEIDRAVEIAEEAVRGGADWIEAGTPLIKSEGMQAVRTLRKAFPGHEIVADMKVADTGAVEVEMAAKSGAGIVCILADADDTVIAEAVRSARKYGVRIMADLINVQDPVSRSRELEALGVDYINAHVGIDQQMIGGSSLDLLRRLAGEVSIPIAVAGGLDAETASEAVAAGALIVIVGGNIVKAADVTGAARRVREAIDRPEIRPREEESPDATIRRLLEAVSAPNVTDAMHRKGAMTGIVSICGRVKAVGRAVTVRTIAGDWAKPVEAINAAVPGDVLVISNDGGTHIAPWGELATHSARNRGIVGIVIDGAVRDVDDIREMGFPVFARGTAPNAGEPKGFGEINTEILCCGQEVRPGDWIVADESGVVVIPRERAYEIARRAMEVKKTEERIREEIRRGKTLSEVTELLKWEKRH; from the coding sequence ATGGCAACGCCAACTCTCCAGGTGGCCCTCGATCTCCTCGAGATCGATCGTGCGGTAGAGATCGCGGAAGAGGCGGTCCGTGGTGGCGCGGACTGGATTGAGGCCGGGACCCCCCTGATCAAGAGCGAGGGGATGCAGGCCGTGCGGACGCTCCGGAAAGCGTTCCCGGGGCACGAGATCGTCGCTGACATGAAGGTCGCCGACACCGGGGCGGTCGAGGTGGAGATGGCGGCGAAGTCTGGTGCCGGGATCGTCTGTATCCTCGCCGACGCCGACGACACCGTCATCGCCGAGGCGGTCAGGTCGGCCCGGAAGTACGGTGTCCGGATCATGGCCGACCTCATCAACGTCCAGGACCCGGTCTCCCGGTCCCGCGAACTTGAGGCGCTCGGTGTCGATTACATCAACGCCCACGTAGGTATCGACCAGCAGATGATCGGGGGGTCATCGCTCGACCTCCTCCGCCGCCTTGCCGGGGAGGTGAGCATCCCCATCGCCGTCGCGGGGGGGCTCGATGCAGAGACCGCATCCGAGGCGGTCGCCGCCGGGGCCTTGATCGTCATTGTGGGGGGGAACATCGTCAAGGCCGCCGATGTGACCGGGGCGGCGCGGCGGGTCAGGGAGGCTATCGACCGGCCCGAGATCAGGCCGCGGGAGGAGGAGAGCCCCGATGCCACCATCCGCCGACTGCTGGAAGCGGTCTCTGCGCCGAACGTCACCGACGCCATGCACCGGAAAGGGGCCATGACGGGTATCGTCTCCATCTGCGGCCGGGTAAAGGCGGTCGGCCGGGCGGTGACGGTCAGGACCATCGCCGGGGACTGGGCAAAACCCGTCGAGGCGATCAATGCCGCCGTCCCGGGGGACGTCCTCGTCATCAGCAACGACGGCGGGACCCACATCGCCCCCTGGGGGGAACTTGCCACTCACTCCGCCAGGAACCGCGGGATTGTGGGGATCGTGATCGACGGCGCGGTGCGGGACGTCGACGACATCAGGGAGATGGGGTTCCCGGTCTTTGCCCGGGGAACCGCCCCGAACGCCGGTGAGCCGAAGGGATTTGGGGAGATCAACACCGAGATCCTCTGTTGCGGGCAGGAGGTCAGGCCCGGAGACTGGATCGTCGCTGACGAGAGCGGGGTTGTGGTGATTCCCCGGGAACGGGCCTACGAGATCGCACGCCGGGCGATGGAAGTGAAGAAGACCGAGGAGCGGATTCGCGAGGAGATCCGGCGCGGAAAGACGCTCTCTGAGGTAACGGAACTCCTGAAATGGGAGAAGCGGCACTGA
- a CDS encoding DUF1538 domain-containing protein has product MMQDIREAVSEVLRAVIPIILVIVILEVGVLRVSPSDLLQFLLGSGMVIFGIALFLAGVKAGLLPIGEAIGSELPARGSLALVVLGAFLFGFLATVAEPDVRVLAGMVDTVSAGGVPQEPLVIVIGVGVGFFVSAAVLRIVLGVPIAYLFAAGYGTVLLLAPFTPPDFMAIAFDAGGVTTGPLTVPVILALGVGVSAVLAGRSALADGFGLIGLASLGPILGVMVMGVIYS; this is encoded by the coding sequence ATGATGCAGGATATCAGGGAGGCGGTCTCCGAGGTCCTCCGGGCAGTCATCCCCATCATCCTCGTTATCGTCATCCTTGAGGTCGGCGTGCTCAGGGTCTCGCCGTCCGACCTCCTTCAATTCTTGCTCGGGAGCGGTATGGTCATCTTTGGGATCGCGCTCTTCCTCGCCGGCGTGAAGGCAGGCCTCCTCCCAATCGGTGAGGCGATCGGCTCCGAACTCCCCGCCCGAGGGTCGCTCGCTCTGGTCGTCCTCGGGGCGTTCCTCTTCGGTTTCCTTGCCACCGTCGCCGAGCCCGACGTCCGCGTCCTTGCAGGCATGGTCGATACCGTCTCCGCGGGTGGCGTCCCGCAGGAACCCCTGGTCATCGTTATCGGGGTCGGCGTCGGGTTCTTCGTCTCCGCGGCGGTCCTCAGGATCGTCCTCGGGGTCCCTATTGCCTACCTCTTCGCCGCCGGATACGGCACCGTCCTTCTCCTTGCGCCGTTCACGCCGCCAGATTTCATGGCAATCGCGTTTGACGCCGGCGGCGTGACGACCGGGCCGCTGACGGTCCCGGTCATCCTGGCCCTCGGGGTCGGGGTCAGTGCGGTCCTTGCCGGGCGGTCGGCCCTCGCGGACGGTTTCGGGCTGATCGGGCTCGCCTCGCTCGGCCCCATCCTCGGCGTCATGGTAATGGGGGTGATCTACTCCTGA